The genome window AACTGAGAATGGTTTGATTTCGATCTGAATATGCTGAGCATGATTCGATTTTGGCTAGATTTTGAGATCGAAATTCTGCAATCGAGATCGTTGAGAACGGTTATTTCCCAAAGGATATTGCTGGGAAAGTAAGGTAAACAATTTAAGGGGCCCAATTGAAAGGACCTTTCTTATTTGAGAGAGTTTTGAGAAGggtattattaatataaataccTTAAAGAGTGCAGATGCAAAACGAATTAAAGGCTCGAGTACCATGATAATTCTCTTTTGAACTACTagtttgttttaaatatttattttagtcGCATAAACGGTTTACACACgcaaaacatttaaaattcaaattccaCTAATAAATATTGTTTGTTCTTGAATTTCGTTTCTTATGCTTCACATTTATGCTGTTAACTTTCACACTGAATCTTATCCATATGTtatgtatacatataatatataatctTGTTGTTTAAAAATTTCGTTTAAGCTTCCTtcagtttaatttattttgtctaGTTAATTGCTTTCTGGGAATTGCCCTTTCTTGGATTCTGTATCCACTATTGCAATCGATGAAATCTAGGTTTTTCAAGCTTCTTTTTTCAAGACGAAATATAATTTGTATAGTTGTACAGGCTATCGGAGCTTTCAGTTGAGGCAAACTTATGCCCAGATCCAAAATCGGGTTTGAGATTGGTTTGGATGAGAATAGACTTTGGTATACGACTTGCAACAATGGGTGGGTTTTGTGGTGAATTGTGTGTTGTTGAAAGATTCTGGTCATGCATTAATCGATATATGTATCTTTTCTTTTCCATGGGAGTTCTATTAAAAAGCTGAGAAAAGCTAAAGCGGAGATATAGTAGTTGGGGGAAACAGTATGCACATTGACAGCGTGAACTCAGATTGAAATGAAACTACCTCCAGCACCTCACATAAATCCGTCGAAAACTACAAAAACTTAATAGACCATCCAATAATACACCTAGACTCTGATATAACAGAAAATCGCACAGGACCAACGTCGGAACAATGCAAAAATTACATAAATGTTGTGTGAGATTACGCTAATCGTCCTTTTTTGGTCCTGGCCATTCCTTTCAGCGATAACAATCAATTTGCTGCAATTAAATTCTCTTTAGCTGGCTATCGCCATGGGCTGAGCAATGATAATACTTGATTCTAAGTTCTAGCCGCTTTGGCAAAATGTTAACTTAGACGACCAGGTGCGACACATCGCTGGTGTATCCGGGCGAGTAGCGAGGTGGCAGGACACTCTGCTGGGGCCGTGTCTTGCCcagcatgggcatgggcattcCCGGCTGGTTGGCGGCCATCACCTTCGGACTCTGGCCAGGCTTGCCCAGTTCGTAGGGCCGACGGATGCGCAGAACGTCGGCGGCGTCTCCTGGCCAGGCTCTCTCCGGTCCCAGTCGCTGACCGAGGCGAGGATACCGGCGCTTGTCCACTGCCAGACTGATGGTGCCCGGGGCATGGGTGGAGTTCAGGCCCACGTTGTACTGTCGCTGCATCGCCAGCGAGGCACGAATAGTCTTTCGTTTCTGGGGAGGAATGTAATTACTCACATTGATCATCTCGAGACTGCGTCGAGTACCCACCTCTATGGTGCCCCGCCACTTGTCCGCCGCATGTCGGGCAATGTCCAGGCGCTTCTGCTTCTTCACCTGGTGCTTCTTGTAGATGACCTCGATGATGATCAGGCCCACGCCGCCGGCAATGCCCACACCCACCAGTATGAACACTCCCGCCATGTTTTTAAGCCCCAGAGTGTTGGGCGTCTTCTCGAAGAGCTCGCAGTTCTGCTGGACGTGTCCGTGGAAGATCCACTGCTTGTCCAGTTTTTCCATGAAACCGCCTGCAAGAAAAGTCATTAGATGCCGTCCAATGGTATACATGTGTAACTCCTACTTTCGTGGAACTCCAAGATGGCCAGCGTGACCGCATCCGTCCAGGGCGAACCCTTTTGCAGTCCAATTCCGTACCCACTGCGTCCGAACAGCTCTCCGGCAGTAACCAGTTCGCAATCCTTGGAGGCCTCGTACTCCAGCCGAGATGAGTCCCAGATGAAGGCCATGAGCTTGCTGTGGACACAATCGGAcgttattgttattgcttgACCAGTTTGGATTTGGATGGAGGGGGTTACAACATGTAGGAAGAAACGTTCAAGAAACTAGAAAGATATGCTAGCTTCGAGTGCCGAAACTTGCCTTGCCCTTGCAGATGCTTTTAAGGATTGTTCCTAATATCCGTAGTAAACTTATAAAAAATATCTTTTACTTTTTCATTAAAGAGATGTGTGATTATGTTCACACTTTTTAAGTTCCCGAGATCAGGACGtttatacggacggacagatcGAATCGGCTATTACCTCTTACTTTTCAACCAATCTggttactctacgagtaacgggtacaTAAAATGACAGTTTTAACTAATTAACTTGAATAAGAAAATGTAAAATCTACGAAATTTTTAGTTATAATTTAAGCAGACCAATGAAAATACGATattgatatatattttaaacgaTCTGCAAGGACTTCAGACATAAAGATGCTAAGATATGGAAATACAAGATGGTATAGGGGCGGATATTACGGGGGCAAGACCAACACGAACACGATACCGCTAACGATTACAAAACATATCATATAATATCTAATAGATCGAAACAgagagagagcaagagagatagagagacaGAGAAAGATAGAGACAGTGGCGTTAGGTGGACTGAATTGAATTGAAGGTGGCGTTTTGGAGAGTGAGTaaaagtagtagtagtagtagtagtagtataGTTGTAGTCTGGTTCTGGATCTGGACAGTGGTGCGATGACATGCGATGCTACGCTCAGCTACGAAAAGGATCGTCGGCCTGAAGCAATCGTTACCCCTTCTTCACATCCTGGATGGCCTGCTCGGCGGTGGCGTAGTTGTTCGCCTCCATGGTGCGGTACATGTTGGAGAGCTCCACCTGGCGACGGAAGTACATGTCCACGGAGGAGCCCTTGACGGTGGCGCAGGTCAGGTTCTCCATGGTGTTCCGCAGCCGGGCGTCGTTGATGCCGCTCAACTTGGTCTTGGGCCGCTCCAGCACGAGGAAGGCGGCCAGGTTGGCGGTGTACGAGGCGACGATGATCATAGCAAATCCTGCCCAGACCATGCCCAGCACCCGGGCGGAGAAGCTCCGGGGCGTGCCCTCGCCAATCCCGCTGTTCAGCAGGACTCCCCAGGCGAACCACACCGCGGAGCTGAGATTGAGGGCCTTCTCCTCGTTGCTGTCCGAGTGCGAGAGCTTGAAGCGTCCGAACGGCGAGAATCTGAGTTCGGAAATTAGGAATTGAAACGTGTGGTTAATAGGATCCGGATCTGCAGGCCACTCCAGGCGGGGATTAGCTGGTCGGGGTGCCATTCAACCGTCCAATGCAGCAGCCCTCTGCTTCGCCTCACTTTTGCTTGGGTGGGTTTTTGTGGTTTGGTGGGGGTATGGGATGGGTTAGACCCAGGATTCACTCACCTGTCCAGCAGGTAGAGCACGAGCGCCACAACATGGACCGACACCATTACCAAGATCCATAGCGTGTTACTAAACGGCTGCAAGAAAGACACGAGAGTACTCGATCGTGACGGTTTCTTCTCGAGTATTGTAATGCCTTGGTATTTGAATGGCTTCGAGAATTCAATGTACTCGGCACGCTCCGGATTGATGGTTAGTGGTGCCACGATCATGCTAAATGGAAGTCCGGATTAGTAGGAGGAGTCGCATGCTGGCGGATCCCGCATCGCTTACTCGGCACGTTCGTTGACCAGCTCCCCGATGAGGCCCGTCCACTCCTTGCGCAGCGTCATCGCTCCCGTGCTGTTCCGCAGGATGTAGTGCCCGAACTGGCCATCCGGCGAGAGGGCCAGGTCGTAGGTGAAGTTGATCCGCTTGGACAGCTCGATCAGCAGGTCGATGCAGTAGCCGCGGCAGCAGAACTCGTTGGCTGTCGACGGAAAGGGTAAGTTTACATCGATTTTGTAGTCAATGGAGTTGCAGCACCAACCTGTGGCATCCGAGTTGTTGAACAGCGGACACGGACGCTCATCCGGCTCACAGCGGAACTCATCGTCGCCCATGCGCCGCACGTAGACGAAGGGCTTCTCCTCGATGGTCAGCAGCTTCAGGTGGGTGGGAATCATGATGCCCTCGGGCTTGCGACGTTGCTTTCCCGGCCAAATGATCTCGCTGTCGTTGATCCTCATCCGCATCTTGGCCCGCATCTGTTCATTCGGTCATTTGGATTATGTTTTGATAGCTTCGAAGATAAAAGAAGTAACCTACGCTGTCATAGCTGAACTTTCCAACCACGTGCTTCTTCTGCTGCTCCCGAATGTTGATCACATCGTAGCCGGCGTAGATTCGGTCACCATTGTCATCGAAGGCCACCTGACCCGTTTCGCCGGTGATATTACGGCTTTTGAGGTACTGGAACAGTCGCTTGCCTGTCGGATGTTTTGGGGATGACAATAACTTTAGAGCACCATGATCACTTCAGAGTCACTCACCCGATTCCCAGTTAACGGCCGAATCGCCGCAATCCTTGGGAGCCTCGGCAATGGTCTCGTTGGAAATCATTTCCTTGATGGCCGACGCCAAAACGTAAACGCTGTCCTGTTGGTTACCAGTTTACCAAATATATACTTGGGATCTCTGGAGCGGACGGACTTAGCACTTACCCTGATGTGCCCCTTGTCACTGTGTGCGTGCTCCAGCTGGAGACCGAGCACTCCGTCCGGAGTGTTGTTGGAGAACAGCGCCTGCTCCGTCACAATCCACACGTGACCCTCACCGGTCATGTTGTACTCGCCCGCATCGCGGAAGATTACTTGGGCGTCCTCCGTGCTATGGATTAATGCAAGGTACAAAAAACGcgataataataattataatatcgAAATTTCATGTGTTTATGTCTTTCATGATTAATATAGAGCACTAATGAGCTCCTTTATAAGCTAGACCAAATCACAATCTACGGACTTTTAACGGGACTTTAAAACTAGAAGCAAGAATCTAATCTAGataaaaaatttaatcaaGAATCTAACTAATCTATTTTCTTAACTGTCTCATATTCCATAGATTCGAAGGCTAAAGTTACTAAAGTTATTTATTCATTAGTAGAGCAACCAGTTCTATCCACCAGAATTCACCAGCTGTCCCAGTTAACCACAGGACGGAAGTTACTTTATGGTGTTTACTACCAGAAACAAGTGACCTTCCTTAGGAAACTCTGCTTAGCAAACTAAGCAAAAAACCatcccacatataaaatattagTAATAATACACATATGTAAATGGCTATTAGATCGTTGCCTCCATTGCATGAAAACGACCAGTTGGTTAGTCCAAGGCACGCCCATGCTGGAATTCAATCTCAGTAATCTTGTGTACGCCGCTTTTCCATTGACACCAATTTACGGAGCGCAAcataaaatcattttattCTGAATTGACAACAATTGACTGACGGGCTGGAGAATTAAAATTAACCAGTCATCCGAAGTAAGAAATGCATCAAGATTGACAACCATACGCATATGTCATTGCCcagcaaatattaaatattaaaatattaagttcGAAAGCTCCAACTcatatatttattgatttaattaggaatcttttctttttttgctagctctaattctatttattatggtttctTGGTAAAGCTAAATTATCTTAGGTGAAAGTCACCAAATCCAACGAGGTGATATTTGATTATTTAATCGAGTGACGATAGCAGTGGTAAATGATTAACACCAACTGCAAACGTCACTATCGGTGGTACTAATTAGGAGCACATTACCTACGCAAATCGGAGGAACTCACCTGGCGTACATGAGGTAGACCCTGGACTGGGCGGTCTTCATGTCGATGAGGTGCTCGGTGAAGCTCTCCAGCTTGGGCTCGAACTCGACAATCAGCTCCACGGTGGCGCGCACATCCACGTCGTCGTAGTAGGTCTGCGATGTGGTCTGAAAGCGACCCAGGATGGCCCGGCCATCCGTGTCGGAGCTGTGGATGATGATTACCTGTCGCCAGCGGAGCAGATAACGGAACAACTCAATAAGTCAATAAGTCAAATTTGGGAGCAGCATTTCGGGGGGCAGGTGCCACAGCCACAGACTGAGCATCTATGGATGGGTGACCCTGGAACATACCTTCGTGTAGGCAAAGTGGCTGAGCATCTCCAGCCAGACATCCGCCTGGTGGTAGTACGGCGGCACCGTCCGCAGGAAGGAGACGTGGATGTTCTTGTCGGAGAAGGCCGCGTCCCGCGAGGAGATGCCAATGACGGGAATCGAATAGAATCCGCTTGTATAACTCACGGCCGCCGGCGACAAATCACCTGAGGTTTGCTCGTGCGAAACGACTACGGCGTACACCTGCGGATGGAAAAGAATAGGGTGCCGGGGATCGGGGGACGGAGAACCAAATCAGTGGAAATAAGCAATGATGGGAGGATGCCAAGAGGGAGGTCTCCCGGCGATGGATGGGTGGATGAGAATCGGAAGTGTAAATGCCGCCGAGAGGGCGTTCAAATGCCGAAGCGAAATAAGATACGTTTCGAATTCATAAGGTTGAGAATACTAATGGCAAAAATAATGAATTCGTAGATTGAGCTACAGCATCATAAGATACTTGTCGACTTTATACAAATGTACTTCAAATTAACATTGATTGCAGGCCGAATGCTACAGTTTCGAAACGCACCTTTCAGATCCTCCATTCAATGGAGTCAATGGCAGTTGATTTGTTTCCTTTGGGTAATGAAAGGTTGGCAATGGACGCGCATTTTGGGACCTGACATGATAAATTCACCCCTACATTAATGATGACAAACGATGACGCCCCGAAACAGACATCTCATTGATTTGGACCCGGTCCAGTGGGCGTGGGCTTCTGCTTGGGATGGCATCCCGCAGCGACAGAGACGCTCATGATAAATGTGGCATAATACGGGGAATGTGATGGATGCAAGCCAAAGATAATCAAAATGGCAGGCCAACCAGTTGGCGGCAAAAAGTGTTTCAGCTTTAAGTGACGAAGTCTCACACTGAAGGGAGCACTTTAAGCGCCGAAGTGCTCTTCGTCATTAGGATTTTTTGGGCAGTGAAACCAACTTAGTTCATTTGAATAGTTCTTTACATTTGTATCCAGTttgtaatattattaataaatatttagaatAAGTGACAAATTACTTTATAACgtttatattaaaatgcaGCCAAATAGTAGACAATATTATAAGTCACTAAGTTAAACTTAAGACCATCAACAATTATTAAGATAATTAAGATAGCCCAACTCCTATCAATATATCCTTCTGCAAGCCAGGTGCATAACAACATAAGGCATTTAAGTGATATAATTATAGTTAAATTTGCACATTTAAGCACTCTTTCGCTCCAAGCGTTCCAGCTGGTTAGCTCATGGATATTGGAATCTGCTGGCGCATTACCGCTTGTCATCATCCCATTTCCGAATCATTTCCCCTTGAATTATGGAAATGAATCGAACCAGGTCGGGTTAAACACAGATACGAGTATGTGTGCAGCTTCAAGCGATGAAGGAGTGGTCGGAAATGAGCAGGTAATTGCATTTGGCCACCGACTTACCCGATTCTCGATGAGCTTGTCGCACACATTGAAGACCGTCTTGATGGGATTCTTGTCCATGCGGATGGTCTTGTCGTAGTAGGTGACCTTGCGCGGCACATACTGCTGATCGAAGTTGAGGTGCTGCGATTGGATGGGAAAGCGTGATTATCGCATTCGGATAAGTGGAGCATCCAGTTAGTCAATGGGCTTGCCTTTATTGTGGTGCTGAAGTGCTCCTCGCTGTCGGAATTGCTCAGTACGCCGCCAATGTTGTACGTCGAGGGATTATCCGAGGCAGTGTGCCTCTGGGCGGCATCAATTGGCGCCACCAGGAGAACAATTGCGAGCCCGAACAATGGCCGGCAAAAAACAAACCCAGCCACAGCCATGATGCGGAAGTCTATAGTTTCTGGGGGAGGATAGACGAGGTGTTTTGTGCGACGATTTCAATGGTTTCTCGAGCGAACATCCAGCATTTTCTGCAAGTCGAAAAGGGGAGATGCCGCATATTAATgccaatttccatttccattcacCAATGCAGCAAGGCCAATGCTCGAAGACAAGATTTCTGAAAGTTATCcccatttgcatttcattttccGCATTTTTGAAAGAACAGATCTTTGAATTCGCGCTAAGTTTTGTTACATATGCGGTGTTGCCAGATCGCTAAAAAAATGAACACCAACGCAAGATCGTTAGGGTGACCATTTTATTGTTTGAATAGGCATTAATTTGGCTTAGAAGTAAAATCTAAGTATGTGAGTGAAGAAATGGGAAGATTTTAATCGTCGGTCACCATATCAACATTAGTTATGAATATTTGAATCGCTAGATTGTTGCTACCATGCTTACGGTAAGTGACTAGTATTTAGTGTGAGTTGGTATTTCATCCCTGCGCTCCCACCTAATTTATCATATGGTTCTGCACTTGTTTATGCCATTCCTTGACAATagtaaatttaacaattaacaTGTAACTGTCATATATCTGTGCATAAAATAGTTAAGATCTCAGTTATACCACTATTAACGGCTAACTAGTATTTTTCGCGCGGTCACACTAATCGATCATATGGTTCGACGGCTTTCGAACACTTGTTGCTCGACCGCGCTTTCAGTCGGACGTGTTTTCGCTGGGTTCTTCCGCGTCGGTCCGCCTTATCTGCGCTGCGCTGGCACTTCGTTGGAGTGAGGGAGACGGAGGAGCTGAGCGGTACGGTACACGAAGTCGCGCATGACGCGGCGCCctggaaaattgcattttcgtACGCTTCGAGCGCGTAATTTATGCCCGAAATGCTGgttaatttcaatttgttggcCTGAATGCGACGagcgtgtgtgggtgtgtgtgcgtgagtgggAAAAGTGCCTGGAAAAGTGCGTAGAAATCGACAATCGTTTTGTTTGCccgcgctgctgctgcgctgcGACTGCGCTGCTTGTGGGTGGTAAACGGGATCGCGGGGCCGGGAGAGCCGATTGTTGACGTTGTTTCGCATGCTGCCTCTCTTTCTCGCAGCCGGAATTGTTTGTCGCGTGTTTTAACGGCTATTTCTTATTGACAAAACCGCCTCTGCCGACGTCGCTGCCCCggcattgttattgttattgtgtGTGGTTTCTGgcgctcttcttcttctcccTCCTCGCCGTGTTCCCACTTATTGTTATTCTCTCTTTTCCGCGGCTAAGTGCGCGCACTCAAGGtgaaaatatattaagttCTTTCGAGTGCCCGCGAGTGtttgaatttgaataaaataaatataaagtcaaATTCGATTTACGATCGTCGCCTATCGACGGATGATTCAATACCCATCACCATACAGTGGCACATCTGTACAAAGGATATTTTCACATTCTGCGGTGAGTATCccacgacaacgacaacgacaaccTGTTGCCAATCGAGCCCAGTTACTGGTTTTTCTGGTTTCCCGAAGGGCTTGCCGGCAATTTAAGTTGGTCATAAGGCAATAAGCCTATCGCGACCGAACCGATAGGCTAATTACCGCGATAGCTATTATCTAGCAGTCACGCCCTCGCCATTCGTTtccatttgattttgattttgatttcgtTCTTGCCTCTTGCTTTCGCTGAATAATTGACAGTAAACCAAATCAAAAGGGCCAGAAATGCGCTGTGATTCAATTACGTTGCAGTGGCAAATACTTGTTGCTTACACGAAAAGAAAATGCAAGGGAAAAATCACATAAATCCGACTGATTGAAGACATTGCTTTACCGGGGGTTCCATGCCAGCACTGATTGTGTTCTTTTACTTACATTTTCACATGTTCCTTTACACTACTAAGCTGTGTACTTAAATGAACTAACAAGCCAAACTTACATAAATCCTTAGGGAAACAAATCCGTCAAATCAACCCAACTCAAACCTCTCACCATATGTGTACCTAATGCTTTGCAAAATTGTTTTGTGGTGATAAGGATTGTTTGTTGCTAtacaaaaattgttcaaatgGCAATGTTTATATAGCAAATTACTAAGCAACTTACTCATAATTAAAACTCGTTtatactcgtagagtaaaagggtataccgGATTCGTTCAAAAATATGTAATAGCTACTCGTACAAGGAATCGTTACTGAACCTACAgggtatatatatttttgatcagAATTACTAGCCGAGATCATGTTCGCCCGTCTCCACGTTCGTATGAATGTCGAGATTTCGGGAACTAGaaattatatatttctatgtcgatattttctctcagtgcacaaATCTTGATTGCAGACAGcgagagaaagagaaagagcgaaagggagagagagagcgagagatgCTGACTGGGCGACGCGTGCTTAATTAAGCGCCAcattgttgttggtgttgacTGGGCAGGTGGCGAGCGATAGAGTGAGAGGCAAGATGAGGGATTCAAAAAAAGGGGGGAGGGGAATGAAATAGTGGACGTGTTGAGCCTGCTGCACGCGATGATTTCCATTTAATTGCCTGGGGTAAAAAGATGGCCTTTCATCGCCAAATTGCTCTCTGGCCAAGTTTTTTGTTGCAATTGAAAGAGCGCACTTCACTACTTCTTGATTTGCATGTAATCAAGATTGGGTTAATGGGCCTATGATCACACAATTACGATCAATTATATTCACATTATAATGACAAACGAATTactaaattataaaattaatggAACTAATAGATAGTATGTGCAGTGAGTTTCATTTATTGAAGATAACTAGTCAATTGAGATGTCATTTGCGGGTACTTTGATCAAGcggcttttaatttttaaacgcTAGTTCGGAATagtatttaatttgatttgattattatgtttttgtgcaattatatatgaatattaaaaaaaagttggAACTTGACAACTATTTCCTCTTTAACCACGATAAGTACTAAAGATATCATCtgaaaagttaaaaaatttGCAATATGTTTTTGTTATGTATGTAGTTTAAAAATGAGAAACTGATAACGTTCGTGCATATTTgtaaaatgatttttaatCAATATCAATAATCAATAATCATCATTATCAAATCAATAATCACAATTTTAACTCGCATAAGTCGATTTAAGACAAACTGACCACAAAGATATCACATTGAATAAG of Drosophila mauritiana strain mau12 chromosome 3R, ASM438214v1, whole genome shotgun sequence contains these proteins:
- the LOC117144262 gene encoding glutamate [NMDA] receptor subunit 1; translated protein: MAVAGFVFCRPLFGLAIVLLVAPIDAAQRHTASDNPSTYNIGGVLSNSDSEEHFSTTIKHLNFDQQYVPRKVTYYDKTIRMDKNPIKTVFNVCDKLIENRVYAVVVSHEQTSGDLSPAAVSYTSGFYSIPVIGISSRDAAFSDKNIHVSFLRTVPPYYHQADVWLEMLSHFAYTKVIIIHSSDTDGRAILGRFQTTSQTYYDDVDVRATVELIVEFEPKLESFTEHLIDMKTAQSRVYLMYASTEDAQVIFRDAGEYNMTGEGHVWIVTEQALFSNNTPDGVLGLQLEHAHSDKGHIRDSVYVLASAIKEMISNETIAEAPKDCGDSAVNWESGKRLFQYLKSRNITGETGQVAFDDNGDRIYAGYDVINIREQQKKHVVGKFSYDSMRAKMRMRINDSEIIWPGKQRRKPEGIMIPTHLKLLTIEEKPFVYVRRMGDDEFRCEPDERPCPLFNNSDATANEFCCRGYCIDLLIELSKRINFTYDLALSPDGQFGHYILRNSTGAMTLRKEWTGLIGELVNERADMIVAPLTINPERAEYIEFSKPFKYQGITILEKKPSRSSTLVSFLQPFSNTLWILVMVSVHVVALVLYLLDRFSPFGRFKLSHSDSNEEKALNLSSAVWFAWGVLLNSGIGEGTPRSFSARVLGMVWAGFAMIIVASYTANLAAFLVLERPKTKLSGINDARLRNTMENLTCATVKGSSVDMYFRRQVELSNMYRTMEANNYATAEQAIQDVKKGKLMAFIWDSSRLEYEASKDCELVTAGELFGRSGYGIGLQKGSPWTDAVTLAILEFHESGFMEKLDKQWIFHGHVQQNCELFEKTPNTLGLKNMAGVFILVGVGIAGGVGLIIIEVIYKKHQVKKQKRLDIARHAADKWRGTIEKRKTIRASLAMQRQYNVGLNSTHAPGTISLAVDKRRYPRLGQRLGPERAWPGDAADVLRIRRPYELGKPGQSPKVMAANQPGMPMPMLGKTRPQQSVLPPRYSPGYTSDVSHLVV